Proteins encoded by one window of Ursus arctos isolate Adak ecotype North America unplaced genomic scaffold, UrsArc2.0 scaffold_22, whole genome shotgun sequence:
- the THYN1 gene encoding thymocyte nuclear protein 1 isoform X1, giving the protein MPKPRKRLAGAAGPAGPDNKGPAGKRTKTKNPAGASATMGNSSPEKTSASKDSGKNLSNYWLMKSEPESRLEKGVDVKFSIEDLKAQPKQTACWDGVRNYQARNFLRAMKLEQEAFFYHSNCKEPGIAGLVKIVKEAYPDHTQFEKNNPHYDPSSKEDNPKWSMVDVQFVRMMKRYITLAELKTHYQAHKTTGGPLKNMALFTRQRLSVQPLTPEEFNFILSLEEKEPS; this is encoded by the exons ATGCCGAAACCCCGGAAGAGGCTCGCCGGGGCTGCTGGGCCTGCTGGGCCAG ACAATAAGGGACCAGCAGGAAAACGTACCAAGACTAAGAACCCAGCAGGGGCATCAGCTACAATGGGTAACTCCAGCCCGGAGAAGACTTCAGCCTCTAAAGACAGTGGGAAGAATCTAAGTAATTACTGGCTGATGAAGTCCGAGCCAGAAAGCCGACTAGAGAAAGGTGTAGATGTGAAG TTCAGCATTGAGGATCTTAAAGCACAGCCCAAGCAGACAGCATGCTGGGATGGTGTTCGCAACTACCAG GCCCGGAACTTCCTTCGAGCCATGAAGCTGGAGCAAGAAGCCTTCTTCTACCATAGCAACTGCAAAGAGCCAGGCATTGCAGGACTTGTGAAG ATTGTGAAGGAGGCTTACCCAGACCACACACAGTTTGAGAAAAACAATCCCCATTATGACCCATCCAGCAAAGAAGACAACCCCAAATGGTCCATG GTGGATGTCCAGTTTGTTCGGATGATGAAGCGTTACATTACCCTGGCTGAGCTCAAAACCCATTACCAAGCTCACAAAACCACTGGAGGCCCCTTAAAAAATATGGCTCTCTTCACTCGCCAGAGACTCTCAGTTCAGCCCCTGACCCCAG aggagtttaattttattttgagccTGGAGGAAAAGGAGCCAAGTTAA
- the THYN1 gene encoding thymocyte nuclear protein 1 isoform X2 → MPKPRKRLAGAAGPAGPDNKGPAGKRTKTKNPAGASATMGNSSPEKTSASKDSGKNLSNYWLMKSEPESRLEKGVDVKFSIEDLKAQPKQTACWDGVRNYQARNFLRAMKLEQEAFFYHSNCKEPGIAGLVKVDVQFVRMMKRYITLAELKTHYQAHKTTGGPLKNMALFTRQRLSVQPLTPEEFNFILSLEEKEPS, encoded by the exons ATGCCGAAACCCCGGAAGAGGCTCGCCGGGGCTGCTGGGCCTGCTGGGCCAG ACAATAAGGGACCAGCAGGAAAACGTACCAAGACTAAGAACCCAGCAGGGGCATCAGCTACAATGGGTAACTCCAGCCCGGAGAAGACTTCAGCCTCTAAAGACAGTGGGAAGAATCTAAGTAATTACTGGCTGATGAAGTCCGAGCCAGAAAGCCGACTAGAGAAAGGTGTAGATGTGAAG TTCAGCATTGAGGATCTTAAAGCACAGCCCAAGCAGACAGCATGCTGGGATGGTGTTCGCAACTACCAG GCCCGGAACTTCCTTCGAGCCATGAAGCTGGAGCAAGAAGCCTTCTTCTACCATAGCAACTGCAAAGAGCCAGGCATTGCAGGACTTGTGAAG GTGGATGTCCAGTTTGTTCGGATGATGAAGCGTTACATTACCCTGGCTGAGCTCAAAACCCATTACCAAGCTCACAAAACCACTGGAGGCCCCTTAAAAAATATGGCTCTCTTCACTCGCCAGAGACTCTCAGTTCAGCCCCTGACCCCAG aggagtttaattttattttgagccTGGAGGAAAAGGAGCCAAGTTAA